A portion of the Pseudomonas sp. GR 6-02 genome contains these proteins:
- a CDS encoding glutathione S-transferase family protein, translating into MSLTLYYHPLSSYCHKVLIALYENGIEFDRRIIDLTDAADRAELQALWPIGKFPVLRDHARQRNLPESSVIIEYLDRLYPGEQRLVPDDWETALEVRLWDRFFDNYLQTPVQQIVSDRLHATNGDLTRERATLATAYSMLERRMASRIWVASPDFSLADCAAAPALFYACTLVPFPDDYQHLSAYFDRLIQRPSFLRVIDEARPWFSFYPFADRLAQRFREAPDNA; encoded by the coding sequence ATGTCGCTAACGCTTTACTACCATCCGCTGTCGTCGTACTGCCACAAAGTGCTCATCGCGCTTTACGAAAACGGCATCGAGTTCGACAGAAGAATCATCGATCTCACGGACGCCGCCGACCGCGCAGAGCTTCAGGCATTGTGGCCCATCGGAAAATTCCCGGTACTTCGCGATCATGCTCGTCAACGTAATCTGCCGGAGTCCAGCGTCATCATCGAGTACCTGGATCGCCTGTATCCAGGTGAACAGCGCCTGGTTCCGGACGATTGGGAGACCGCGTTGGAGGTGCGCTTATGGGACCGGTTTTTCGACAATTATCTACAAACGCCGGTCCAACAGATTGTCAGTGATCGACTACACGCGACCAACGGTGATTTGACCAGGGAACGGGCCACACTTGCGACGGCGTACAGCATGCTCGAGCGCCGAATGGCGTCCAGGATCTGGGTGGCCAGCCCGGACTTCAGCCTGGCCGATTGTGCCGCCGCCCCGGCGCTGTTCTATGCCTGCACACTGGTGCCGTTCCCCGACGACTACCAGCACTTGAGCGCCTATTTCGACCGGTTGATACAGCGACCGTCATTCCTGCGGGTGATCGACGAAGCCAGGCCCTGGTTTTCGTTTTATCCGTTTGCGGATCGCCTTGCACAACGGTTTCGTGAGGCGCCGGATAATGCATGA
- a CDS encoding alpha/beta fold hydrolase — translation MMPKTAIVEIGKKYKVYTEHYLNAAADKTIILVNGSLATTASFAQTVRYLRPRFNVVLYDQPYAGQSKQHNRHDQPIRKEDEAEILLELIEHFRAQHVLSFSWGGAATLVALAQRPRRIEKAVISSFAARINTPMREYLESGRHFLHACDRRNVGRLINSTIGKHLPSLFKRFNERHVSSLDEHEYRQMHFHVNEVLTQDTHCYVSCADAIEVPLLFINGEWDEYTSVEDARLFAAHTPKAQFQTIENTGHFLDMEHPTAWHDTQRALLGFLQPPAVRTPNQPRNLAFSGKSSVIPPLQSANWLRP, via the coding sequence ATGATGCCGAAAACTGCCATCGTCGAGATTGGTAAAAAGTACAAGGTTTATACCGAGCACTATCTCAACGCCGCTGCTGACAAGACGATCATTCTGGTCAATGGCTCGCTGGCAACGACCGCATCCTTTGCGCAAACGGTGCGTTACCTGCGGCCACGCTTCAATGTGGTCCTCTACGATCAGCCCTACGCCGGTCAATCGAAACAACACAACCGGCATGACCAACCGATCCGCAAGGAAGACGAGGCCGAAATACTGCTGGAGTTGATCGAGCACTTTCGCGCCCAGCATGTGCTGTCCTTTTCCTGGGGTGGCGCGGCGACCTTGGTAGCGCTGGCCCAGCGGCCCCGCCGGATCGAAAAGGCGGTGATCAGTTCATTCGCCGCGCGGATCAATACGCCGATGCGTGAGTATCTGGAGAGCGGGCGGCACTTTCTCCATGCCTGCGATCGACGCAACGTCGGGCGTTTGATCAACAGCACGATCGGCAAACACCTGCCGTCGCTGTTCAAGCGTTTCAATGAGCGCCATGTCAGCAGCCTGGACGAACACGAATACCGGCAGATGCATTTTCACGTCAATGAGGTGCTGACCCAGGACACTCACTGCTACGTGTCTTGTGCCGATGCCATCGAAGTCCCGCTGCTGTTTATCAACGGTGAATGGGATGAGTACACCTCGGTGGAAGACGCCCGTCTGTTTGCGGCGCATACCCCCAAGGCGCAGTTTCAGACCATCGAGAACACCGGGCACTTCCTTGACATGGAACACCCCACGGCCTGGCATGACACGCAGCGGGCCTTGCTGGGCTTTCTGCAGCCGCCAGCCGTGAGGACACCGAACCAGCCACGCAACCTGGCTTTCAGCGGCAAATCGTCAGTGATTCCGCCCCTGCAATCAGCTAACTGGCTGCGGCCTTAA
- a CDS encoding response regulator, producing the protein MNTDLRILIIDDQRPNLDLMEQLLVREGLTNVLSSTQPLRTLDLFNSFEPDLVILDLHMPEFDGFAVLEQLNRRIPAGEYLPILVLTADATRDTRLRALALGAKDFISKPLDALETMLRVWNLLETRALYKALRTLVPADQIELLRQLRPQPVS; encoded by the coding sequence GTGAACACCGACCTGCGCATTCTGATCATCGACGACCAACGACCCAACCTCGATTTGATGGAGCAGTTGCTGGTCCGCGAAGGCCTGACCAATGTACTGAGCAGCACCCAGCCGCTGCGAACCCTGGACCTGTTCAACAGCTTCGAGCCGGACCTGGTGATTCTCGACCTGCACATGCCGGAGTTCGACGGCTTTGCCGTGCTCGAACAGCTCAACCGGCGCATTCCGGCCGGCGAATACCTGCCGATCCTCGTGCTCACCGCCGACGCCACCCGCGATACCCGCCTGCGCGCGCTGGCCCTGGGCGCCAAGGACTTCATCAGCAAGCCATTGGACGCCCTGGAAACCATGCTGCGGGTCTGGAACCTGCTAGAGACCCGCGCACTGTATAAAGCCCTGCGCACGCTGGTCCCTGCGGATCAAATCGAGTTGCTGCGTCAGTTAAGGCCGCAGCCAGTTAGCTGA
- a CDS encoding ATP-binding protein: MKVSSARRWADLPLRGKALVVISLPLVILLLSLVLIYTTERQTARAEEDVRRVLLVQGDIQAVHTLLAEAAASVRGYLLTHREDFLPGYRQAKPLIESALQRLDRNVRDQRVRKHLEAITPLIDTKVEGLVELLDDRNATPESITTILINNKHVLDELRERISAMRTLEDTLLAERTAAAASTRQRLLFSTLLAAVCGLFGAIVAVLFLSKGIVARVQQVQRNAQRLALGQPLLPQPPENDEIGQLGTRLVEAGLLLAERERALRDNEERLRLIIDGVKDYGIFALDTRGFVTSWNAGAERIKGYTEQEIVGQHFSVFYLPQECPQHPDMALREATRNGHYMEEAWRCRKDGSRFWASVVITAQYDSSGALRGFSKITRDITDRRVAEIALSTAREEAERASRAKSEFLSRMSHELRTPLNSILGFAQLLDMDSPKGQRAQIGHILRAGQHLLTLINEVLDIAKIEAGRLPLNVEAVPLAVVLQEALTLVSPMACDAGIQLVELPMLAADSGIVADRQRLVQVLLNLLSNAIKYNRPQGQVHIEVRVHQQRIAVSVCDTGKGIAADRQDQLFKPFERLETDPNVEGTGLGLALSKSLLEMMNGSLTVKSQPGNGSSFTLELPFERLPSTTEPPAALISPPTATPALAAPDYQGKVLCIEDNLSSLALIETLLQRRPHIQLLSSMQGQMGLDLARQHAPQLILLDVALPDLDGFNVLQRLRLSSSTRATPVLMITADASDLTHQALLEAGATAVLTKPIHIPSFLAHLDQHLPEPV, translated from the coding sequence ATGAAAGTGTCAAGCGCCCGCCGCTGGGCCGATCTGCCGTTACGCGGCAAAGCCCTCGTGGTGATTTCCCTGCCGTTGGTGATTCTGTTGCTCTCGCTGGTGCTGATCTACACCACCGAACGGCAGACCGCGCGCGCGGAAGAAGACGTGCGCCGCGTGTTGCTGGTGCAAGGCGATATTCAGGCGGTGCACACCCTGCTCGCCGAGGCCGCCGCCAGCGTGCGCGGCTATCTGCTGACCCATCGCGAGGATTTCCTGCCAGGTTACCGGCAAGCCAAGCCCTTGATCGAATCGGCCCTGCAGCGGCTCGACCGCAACGTTCGCGATCAGCGGGTGCGTAAACATCTGGAGGCGATCACGCCGCTGATCGACACCAAGGTCGAAGGTCTGGTTGAACTGCTCGATGATCGCAACGCAACCCCAGAGTCGATCACCACGATCCTGATCAACAACAAACATGTCCTCGACGAATTACGCGAACGCATCAGCGCCATGCGCACCCTCGAGGACACCCTGCTGGCCGAGCGCACCGCAGCGGCGGCCTCCACTCGACAGCGCCTGTTGTTCTCCACCTTGCTGGCCGCCGTTTGCGGGTTGTTCGGCGCCATTGTCGCGGTGCTGTTTCTGTCCAAAGGCATCGTCGCCCGGGTGCAGCAGGTTCAGCGTAACGCCCAACGGCTGGCACTCGGCCAGCCGTTATTGCCGCAACCGCCGGAGAACGATGAGATCGGTCAATTGGGCACGCGCCTGGTCGAGGCCGGGCTGTTACTGGCCGAACGTGAACGAGCCTTGCGCGACAACGAAGAACGCTTGCGGCTGATCATCGACGGGGTGAAGGACTACGGTATCTTCGCCCTCGACACACGCGGCTTCGTCACCAGTTGGAATGCCGGCGCCGAACGGATCAAGGGCTACACCGAACAGGAGATCGTCGGCCAGCATTTCTCGGTGTTTTATCTGCCGCAAGAATGTCCGCAGCATCCCGACATGGCGCTGCGCGAGGCCACACGCAATGGTCATTACATGGAGGAGGCCTGGCGTTGCCGCAAGGATGGCAGCCGATTCTGGGCCAGTGTGGTGATTACCGCCCAGTACGACAGCAGTGGCGCCCTGCGCGGGTTCTCCAAGATCACCCGCGACATCACCGATCGCCGTGTTGCCGAGATCGCGCTAAGTACTGCGCGGGAAGAAGCGGAACGCGCCAGCCGCGCCAAAAGCGAGTTTCTGTCGCGCATGAGCCACGAACTGCGTACTCCGCTCAACTCGATTCTCGGCTTCGCACAACTGCTGGATATGGATTCGCCCAAAGGGCAGCGGGCGCAGATCGGTCACATCCTGCGGGCCGGGCAACACCTGCTGACCCTGATCAACGAAGTGCTGGACATCGCCAAGATCGAAGCCGGGCGGCTGCCGCTCAACGTTGAGGCTGTGCCCCTGGCGGTGGTGCTGCAAGAAGCCCTGACGCTGGTGTCGCCCATGGCCTGCGACGCCGGCATTCAACTGGTGGAACTGCCGATGCTGGCCGCCGACAGCGGGATCGTCGCCGATCGGCAACGGCTGGTTCAGGTGCTGCTGAACCTGTTGTCCAACGCGATCAAATACAACCGGCCCCAGGGTCAGGTGCACATTGAGGTCAGGGTTCATCAACAACGAATTGCAGTATCGGTCTGCGATACCGGCAAGGGCATTGCAGCTGATCGGCAGGACCAACTGTTCAAGCCGTTCGAACGCCTGGAGACCGACCCGAACGTTGAAGGCACGGGCCTCGGCCTGGCGTTGAGCAAAAGTCTTCTGGAAATGATGAACGGCAGCCTGACCGTCAAAAGCCAACCCGGCAACGGCTCCAGTTTCACCCTGGAGCTACCCTTCGAACGATTGCCGTCAACCACTGAGCCACCTGCGGCACTGATCAGCCCGCCAACCGCAACACCCGCCCTCGCCGCCCCCGATTACCAGGGCAAAGTGCTGTGCATCGAAGACAATCTGTCGAGCCTGGCTCTGATCGAAACCCTGCTGCAGCGACGGCCACACATCCAGTTGCTCTCAAGCATGCAGGGGCAAATGGGCCTGGACCTGGCCCGGCAACATGCGCCGCAGCTGATTTTGCTGGATGTGGCGCTGCCGGATCTTGATGGTTTCAACGTTCTGCAGCGCTTGCGTCTGTCCTCCAGCACCCGCGCCACGCCCGTGCTGATGATCACCGCCGATGCCAGCGACCTCACTCACCAGGCCTTGCTGGAAGCAGGAGCGACCGCGGTGCTGACCAAGCCGATTCATATTCCTTCATTCCTCGCCCATCTTGACCAGCACCTACCGGAGCCCGTGTGA
- a CDS encoding response regulator: MTDVIRLVVADDHEVTRTGFVSLLAGLKQFEVVGQACNGQQALDLCERLLPDIVILDIRMPVLNGLGAARLLQERLPSLKVMMFTMDDSPDHLEAAMNAGAVGYLLKDASRHEVIDALQRVAAGEQALNSSVSAQLLRRLTERNASGAAPVTLTPRERQVLGLVASGMSNREIGAKLGITTGTAKAHVERVIGKLGAADRTQAAVRGIALGLVTQS, translated from the coding sequence ATGACTGACGTTATACGACTGGTGGTCGCGGACGACCATGAAGTCACGCGCACCGGCTTCGTCTCGTTGCTCGCCGGCCTGAAGCAATTCGAAGTGGTCGGCCAGGCGTGCAATGGCCAGCAAGCACTGGACTTATGTGAACGCCTATTGCCCGACATCGTCATCCTCGACATCCGCATGCCGGTGCTCAACGGGCTGGGCGCCGCACGCCTGCTTCAAGAGCGCCTGCCGAGCCTGAAAGTGATGATGTTCACCATGGACGACAGCCCCGATCACCTTGAAGCCGCCATGAACGCCGGCGCCGTGGGCTATCTGCTCAAGGATGCCAGTCGCCACGAAGTGATCGACGCCTTGCAACGTGTCGCCGCCGGCGAGCAGGCCCTCAACAGTTCAGTCAGCGCGCAGTTGCTGCGCCGCCTGACCGAGCGCAACGCCAGCGGCGCTGCCCCCGTAACCCTGACCCCACGGGAACGCCAGGTGCTGGGGCTGGTGGCCAGCGGCATGAGCAACCGTGAAATAGGCGCAAAGCTCGGCATCACCACCGGCACGGCCAAAGCCCACGTGGAACGGGTCATCGGCAAACTCGGCGCCGCCGACCGCACCCAGGCCGCTGTGCGTGGCATTGCGCTGGGTCTGGTGACCCAGTCATGA
- a CDS encoding sensor histidine kinase, which produces MQNPDHDPGSALAIRTQYRQSQSRAARLRLLVDTGQELTQLAPEAMRQRVLQRACAFLAMDHALLLEWDMDAQVRTTASHGSRDRLHSLEHLADTAMCAPQWQEQPSADLPNVLRVPLRGGDGAAFGALVLANSVSISAPDTEDLESLQLLATLLAAHLENQRLLDALVARERTMSDLVHRLFRAQEDERKRMAYDLHDGLAQTLAGLHQRLQGFAGRCPPLPDELGADLQTILQLAQHCVGEGRQLIRGLRPTVLDDFGLLKAVDKEADRLREAGIKVNWSARCEARLPSQVEIALFRIAQEGINNILKHAQASHVVLALQLHDGHASLRVDDNGQGFAMEQPLDTCGARHLGLAAMQERASLLGGEFTCISHAHGGTQLRATVPSGLNGTPQ; this is translated from the coding sequence ATGCAAAACCCTGATCATGACCCCGGTAGCGCCCTGGCCATTCGCACTCAATATCGGCAGTCGCAAAGTCGCGCCGCGCGGCTGCGGCTGCTGGTGGATACCGGCCAGGAGCTGACCCAACTGGCTCCCGAGGCCATGCGCCAACGGGTGCTGCAACGGGCCTGCGCCTTCCTGGCGATGGACCATGCGCTACTGCTGGAATGGGACATGGATGCGCAGGTCCGGACCACCGCCAGTCACGGCAGCCGTGATCGTTTGCACAGCCTCGAGCACCTCGCCGACACCGCAATGTGCGCACCGCAATGGCAGGAACAGCCGAGCGCGGATCTGCCCAATGTGTTGCGGGTGCCTTTACGCGGTGGCGATGGTGCCGCCTTCGGTGCGTTGGTGCTGGCCAACAGCGTCAGCATCAGCGCACCGGACACCGAAGACCTCGAATCCCTGCAACTGCTCGCCACGCTGCTCGCCGCGCACCTGGAAAACCAGCGCTTGCTCGACGCATTGGTGGCCCGCGAGCGCACCATGTCCGATCTGGTCCACAGACTGTTCCGGGCACAGGAAGACGAACGCAAACGCATGGCCTACGACCTGCACGACGGCCTGGCACAAACCCTTGCCGGGCTGCATCAGCGCCTGCAAGGTTTTGCCGGTCGCTGCCCGCCATTGCCCGATGAACTCGGTGCGGACTTACAGACGATTCTTCAACTGGCCCAGCATTGCGTCGGTGAAGGCCGGCAATTGATCCGTGGCCTGCGTCCGACGGTGCTCGACGACTTTGGCTTGCTGAAAGCGGTCGACAAAGAGGCCGATCGCCTGCGCGAGGCCGGGATCAAAGTGAACTGGAGTGCACGTTGCGAAGCACGTTTGCCCAGCCAGGTGGAGATCGCCCTGTTCAGGATCGCCCAGGAAGGCATCAACAATATTCTCAAACATGCGCAGGCCAGCCACGTCGTGCTGGCGCTGCAACTGCATGACGGACACGCCTCGCTGCGGGTGGACGATAACGGCCAGGGCTTTGCCATGGAACAACCCCTCGATACCTGCGGCGCCCGGCACCTGGGGCTTGCCGCGATGCAGGAACGCGCGAGCCTGCTGGGCGGCGAGTTCACCTGCATCAGCCATGCGCACGGCGGAACGCAACTGCGCGCCACCGTCCCCTCCGGCCTGAATGGAACCCCTCAATGA
- a CDS encoding SgcJ/EcaC family oxidoreductase, giving the protein MKFKTSTIALLFALTAPLAQALEAVPYVYSSVAQQPTSAKDREIAALFDHWNSALKSGNVQSVVDLYAPNAVLQPTVSNQVRTTPAQIKDYFDHFMALKPVGLINFREIRPLGANVAMDSGVYTFTLTEADGKTRQVQARYTFVYEQVGGQWKILNHHSSAMPQTQVLHAGK; this is encoded by the coding sequence ATGAAATTCAAGACCTCGACCATCGCCCTGTTATTCGCCCTGACCGCCCCGTTGGCTCAGGCGTTGGAAGCGGTGCCTTACGTTTACAGCAGCGTGGCGCAGCAACCGACCAGCGCGAAGGATCGTGAAATCGCCGCCCTGTTTGACCATTGGAACAGCGCGTTGAAGAGTGGCAATGTTCAGAGCGTGGTCGACCTGTATGCGCCGAACGCGGTGCTGCAACCGACGGTATCCAATCAGGTGCGCACCACGCCGGCACAGATCAAGGACTACTTCGATCACTTCATGGCGCTCAAGCCGGTAGGGCTGATCAACTTCCGTGAGATCCGCCCATTGGGCGCCAACGTGGCCATGGACAGTGGCGTCTACACCTTTACGTTGACCGAAGCCGATGGCAAGACCCGTCAGGTGCAGGCACGCTACACCTTCGTTTATGAGCAGGTGGGCGGTCAGTGGAAGATTCTCAACCACCACTCTTCGGCGATGCCGCAAACGCAGGTGTTGCACGCGGGGAAATAA
- a CDS encoding bifunctional 5,10-methylenetetrahydrofolate dehydrogenase/5,10-methenyltetrahydrofolate cyclohydrolase, with translation MISSTPTFARDIDGKAISAKVLDEVREEVLALAGQQIYPALAVLLVGDDPASHVYVRNKLLRAKEVGIRSLEYRLPETASQAQVLELIAQLNADPTVNGILVQLPLPAPIDEQAVIHAIDPIKDVDGFHRENVGGLVQGIEVLTPCTPSGCMRLLHETCGDDLSGLHAVVIGRSNIVGKPMATLLLQANCSVSVVHSRSVDAPALCRLADIVVAAVGRPALIDASWLKPGAVVIDVGINRITSEFGNRLVGDVDYASARTVASAITPVPGGVGPMTIAYLLKNTLIASRLQRAAQARGQQPEDDLALN, from the coding sequence TTGATCAGCAGCACCCCCACATTTGCCCGCGATATCGACGGCAAAGCCATTTCTGCCAAGGTTCTCGATGAGGTCCGGGAAGAGGTTCTGGCCCTGGCTGGCCAACAGATCTACCCCGCCCTGGCGGTCTTGTTGGTCGGCGACGACCCGGCCAGCCATGTGTATGTGCGCAATAAACTGCTGCGCGCCAAGGAAGTCGGTATCCGCTCCCTGGAATACCGCCTGCCGGAAACCGCCAGCCAGGCCCAGGTCCTGGAACTGATTGCACAACTCAATGCCGATCCCACGGTGAACGGCATCCTGGTGCAACTGCCCTTGCCGGCCCCTATCGATGAGCAGGCAGTGATTCATGCCATCGACCCGATCAAGGACGTGGACGGTTTTCACCGGGAAAACGTTGGCGGGCTGGTGCAAGGCATCGAAGTGCTGACTCCGTGCACGCCCAGCGGCTGCATGCGCCTGTTGCACGAAACCTGCGGTGATGACTTGAGTGGTTTGCACGCGGTGGTCATCGGCCGGTCGAACATCGTCGGAAAACCGATGGCGACCTTGCTGCTGCAGGCCAATTGTTCGGTCAGCGTGGTGCACTCGCGCAGCGTCGATGCCCCGGCATTGTGCCGGTTGGCGGATATCGTGGTCGCGGCGGTGGGCCGACCAGCGTTGATCGACGCCAGTTGGCTCAAGCCCGGCGCGGTGGTGATCGATGTCGGCATCAACCGCATCACCAGCGAGTTCGGCAACCGTCTGGTGGGCGATGTCGACTACGCCAGCGCCCGCACCGTCGCCAGCGCGATCACCCCGGTTCCCGGTGGCGTCGGGCCGATGACCATTGCCTATCTGTTGAAGAACACCTTGATCGCCAGCCGGTTGCAACGCGCGGCACAGGCTCGCGGGCAGCAGCCCGAAGACGACCTGGCGTTGAACTGA
- a CDS encoding copper chaperone PCu(A)C: protein MTSICAPRIKQLGIKQLVLGLSLIGMAWQVSAQTQVSDAWVRATVAGQHSTGAFMTLQADSDSKLLSVQSPVANTVQIHQSSMKDDVMSMSQVESVALPAGKPVSFDPHGYHIMLMDLTAQVKEGGKVPLTLTVENAKGEKETITVDAETQALGMPDHSKMH from the coding sequence ATGACTTCGATTTGCGCACCACGTATTAAACAGCTGGGTATCAAACAACTGGTCCTGGGTCTTTCCCTGATTGGCATGGCCTGGCAGGTGTCCGCTCAAACCCAGGTGAGCGACGCCTGGGTCCGCGCGACGGTGGCCGGTCAGCATTCGACCGGCGCCTTCATGACCCTGCAGGCCGACAGCGATAGCAAACTGCTCAGCGTACAGTCGCCGGTAGCGAACACCGTGCAAATTCACCAATCCAGCATGAAAGACGATGTGATGAGCATGAGCCAGGTCGAGTCCGTCGCGCTGCCGGCCGGCAAACCGGTAAGCTTCGATCCCCATGGCTATCACATCATGTTGATGGATTTGACGGCCCAGGTTAAGGAAGGCGGCAAAGTGCCCCTGACCCTGACCGTGGAAAACGCCAAGGGCGAAAAAGAGACGATCACCGTTGACGCCGAGACTCAGGCGCTCGGCATGCCTGATCACAGCAAGATGCATTGA
- a CDS encoding SCO family protein, which translates to MSTLYTRRTVLRGMSLLSLGLLAGCDDSSKLSFKYGKDLSDKIMGRTFKLKDAQGESRMLTSYRGLMPMVFFGFTQCPAVCPTTLARAAQAKKLMGRDGERLQVIFITLDPERDTPQMLDAYVKAFDPSFEALYGTLEETAATAKEFGVFYEKIPSGSTYTLSHTATSFVFDSRGNLRLGLSASLTAKECAEDLLTVMEVC; encoded by the coding sequence ATGAGTACGTTGTATACCCGTCGCACGGTCCTGCGCGGCATGAGCCTGCTGAGCCTCGGCCTGCTCGCTGGCTGCGATGACAGCAGCAAGCTGTCGTTCAAGTACGGCAAGGACCTCAGTGACAAGATCATGGGGCGTACCTTCAAGCTCAAGGACGCCCAGGGCGAATCCCGGATGCTGACCAGCTATCGGGGCCTGATGCCGATGGTTTTTTTCGGTTTCACCCAATGTCCGGCGGTCTGCCCGACGACGCTGGCCCGTGCGGCACAGGCGAAAAAACTGATGGGCCGCGATGGCGAACGCCTGCAAGTGATCTTCATCACCCTGGACCCCGAGCGCGATACGCCGCAAATGCTCGACGCCTACGTCAAGGCCTTCGATCCGAGTTTCGAGGCACTGTACGGTACGCTGGAAGAAACCGCCGCCACCGCCAAGGAGTTCGGTGTGTTCTATGAAAAGATCCCGAGCGGTTCGACCTATACCCTCTCCCACACCGCGACCAGCTTCGTTTTCGACTCCCGAGGCAATTTGCGCCTGGGGCTGTCCGCGTCCCTTACCGCTAAAGAGTGTGCAGAAGACCTGCTCACCGTCATGGAGGTCTGCTGA